A segment of the Nerophis lumbriciformis linkage group LG08, RoL_Nlum_v2.1, whole genome shotgun sequence genome:
GCCGTGCACTCCGAGTGGAAGTTCCCGGGCTTGACGAGCGTGTGGACGCTCTTCATCTACGGCACGTGCATCCTGGCGATGGAGCGCATGTACCTGTACCTGCGCGGGCACTGCCACGTGTTGGTGCGCTGCCTCATCTACACGCTGTGGACGTACATGTGGGAGCTGAGCACGGGGCTGCTGCTGCGCCAGTTCCACGCCTGCCCCTGGGACTACTCCGCCTTCCGCTACAACTTCCTGGGCCTGATCACGGCCGAGTACGCGCTGCCGTGCTTCTGCGCCTCCTTCGTCGTGGAGCGCCTGCTCATCCGCAAAACGCTGCGCCTGCGCTTCCATCAGGGCACCGACGACGGCTTCGGGCGGAGCTACATCAGCACCTTGATGTCCAGCAATAACAGCTTCCTCAAATGGGAGTGAAAACTCCTGCAGGGGGCGGGGACTACCTGGTGACATCGAcgcaaaccccgcccccctcactTTTACtgcatgaagtgaattatatttatatagcgcatttctctagtgactcaaagcacttttacatagtgaaacaagGAAAACATGAAccctcttcatcatcatcatcatcatgacctCTGACCCCTCACGGGATTACTCTTCCAATCTGCAAACATGACTTGAAGAAAAGGGACAAAACAATCTTCCATGcacatatttacttttttttttagtcaccTCAAAGCCTGAAAGTGTTCTGTGTGTGTCCAAaataaactttacaaaaacattctGCAAAATatgcaaagacaaaaaaaaaaaaattgacaaaccccaaaagcagtgaagttgtcaggttgtgtaaatggtaaataaaaagagaatacaacaaatccttttcaacttatattcaattgaatagactgcaaagacaagatatttcatgttcacactgagaaacttcctttcgttttggcaaataatccttaacttagaatgtttctgggtgttgttgataaatggctttggctttgcataggagagttttaactcgcacttacagatgtagtgaccaactgtagttactgacagtgggtttctgaagtgtttctgagcccatgtggtgatatcctttacacactgatgtcgcctttttgatgcagtaccgcgcctgagggatccaaggtcacgggccttgccgcttacgtgcagcgatttctccagattctctgaaccttttgatgatattacggagcgtagatggtgaaatccctaaattccttgcaatagctggttgagaaatgttgttcttaaactattcaacaatttgctcacgcatttgttcacattgagaaggtgtgtcccaattttttggcctgtattgtacatacacatatatagttacatactgtatgtgtgtatatatatatatatatatatatatatatatatatatatatatatatacacacacacacacacacatatatttacaagtgtatgtaaacctttgaccatgactgtatagtccgaaaaatacggtatgtatactgtatttttcggactataagtcgcagtttttttcatagtttagccgggctccagtgcgacttaatgtttttttcctttattatgaatttttggcaggtgcaacttatactccagtgcgacttatactccgaaaaatacggtacatatacatatacacatgaatatacagtacatatatatatatatacatacatgtatatatacatatacatacatatatatatatacatatatatatatatatatatatatacacacacatacatatatatatatatatacacacacatatatatatatatatatatatatatatatatatatatatatatatatatacacacacacatatatatacgtatatatacatatatatataatatgtatatacacacacacacacatatttacaagtgcatgtaaacttttgaccatgactgtatatacacacatatacatatatatatatatgcatatacatacatgtatacatacatacatacatacatgtatacatacatacatacatgtatacatacatacatacatacatacatatgtatatatatatatatatatatatatatatatatatatatatgtatgtgtatatgtatatatatgtatatatatatatatgtatatatatatatatatatatatatatatatacacattattatatgtatatatatatattatatatatatatatatatgtatatgtatatatatgtatatatatatatatatatatatatatatatatatatatatatatacacatatatatatatatatatatatatacacatgttcaaacctaatatatatatatatatatatatatatatatatatatatatatatatttactgtattagGTTtgaacataaaaaatattaaaaaggcCTGCTATGTGTTTTCagtgtaaaaagtttggacacccctgcgttAGAAGGTCCCTCAAAGTGTCAAACTTGGTAAAAAGTGTTTTTGCGTCTTTCCTGGGCGAGCATTCTAACTCTGCTTTTgtaaagagagagaaagagaagaagcctacattgcaaaaaaataaaaaataaaaaaaaaataaaaaaaggaaaagcgAATGTTCTGTTTTTTAATGACATTATCGAAGCAAAGATGCATTACTtgtgaaaaaggtagaaaaaacaGCAAGTCTTTCTCAATAAGTTAAACCTCGGCCCGGCTCACCAAACACAAGATTCCCAATAAAGCCTTCAgattccaccaccaccaccacgacaacaaaaaaagacaagaaGTTAACTCATGTCAGGAAATAAAAGTGCATCTCCTTGGGGGGGAAGAAGAACTTGTTGACAAAAATAACATACAAGTTTGCGAGTGGCTTATCTTACAGTCCTTCTACCCTTTTTCCACAGGGTTTTATTTTCTCTTTATACAAGCATTCCTCATGAGACGTGAAAGTCCCATCCTTTGATTGCGAAACATAAGCTGGTAattggtaaaaaacaaaaacaagacatTGTAATCATAATAAGAGACGTAAGTAATAAACAGTCCTGTACAAAGTGATGGACCTCCTTCCAGCTGCACTCTTCATCTTCCAcacggcgccctctgctggcaacAAGGACAACACTTTTCACTTTTAGTACACAACAACATCAGTTTGACCGCAGAGTCATACACCaaaatgaaaatttaaaaaataactttttccccccaatatattataacttttttttgtccCATTAAAAAGTGTGACTCATTTCACTATTGGACTCAGGAAATTACAACTTTCATCTTGGgatcctatcgggctcttttggctcataggactccggaggcagcggacaggtaccgacaggccaagcggtgtgcggcttcagcggtcgcggaggcaaaaactcggacatgggaggagttcggggaagccatggaaaacgacttccggacggcttcgaagcgattctggaccaccatccgccgcctcaggaaggggaaacagtgcactatcaacaccggtgaggatggtgttctgctgacctcgactgcggatgttgtggatcggtggaaggaatacttagaagacctcctcaatcctaccagcacgtcttcctatgaggaagcagtgcctggggaatctgtggtgggctcttctatttctggggatgaggttgctgaggtagttaaaaagctcctcggtggcaaggctccaggggtggatgagatccgcccggagttccttaaggctctggatgctgtggggatgtccacatcgcgtggacatcgggggcggtacctctggattggcagaccggggtggtggttcctctctttaagaaggggaaccggagggtgtgttccaactatcgtgggatcacactcctcagccttcccggtaaggtctattcaggtgtactggagaggaggctacgccggatagtccaacctcggattcaggaggaacagtgtggttttcgtcctggtcgtggaactgtggaccagctctatactctcggcagggtccttgagggtgcatgggagtttgctcaaccagtctacatgtgctttgtggacttggagaaggcattcgaccgtgtccctcgggaagtcctgtggggagtgctcagagagtatggggtaacgaactgtcttattgtggcggtccgctccctgtatgatcagtgtcagagcttggtccgcattgccggcagtaagtcggacccgtttccagtgagggttggactccgccaaggctgccctttgtcaccgattctgttcttaacctttatggacagaatttctaggcgcagtcaaggcgttgaggggatctggtttggtggctgcaggattaggtctctgctttttgcagatgatgtggtcctgatggcttcatctggccaagatcttcagctctcactggatcggttcgcagccgagtgtgaagcgactgggatgggaatcagcacctccaaatccgagtccatggttctcgcccggaaaagggtggagtgccatttccgggttggggaggagatcttgccccaagtggaggagttcaagtacctcggagtcttgttcacgagtgagggaagagtggatggtgagatcgacaggcggatcggtgcggcgtcttcagtaatgcggacgctgtatcgatccgttgtggtgaagaaagagctgagccggaaggcaaagctctcgatttaccggtcgatctacgttcccatcctcacctatggtcatgagctttgggtcatgaccgaaaggacaagatcacgggtacaagcggccgaaatgagtttcctccgccgggtggcgggtctctcccttagagatagggtgagaagctctgccatccggggggagctcaaagtaaagccgctgctcctccacatggagaggagccagatgaggtggttcgggcatctggtcaggatgccacccgaacgcctccctcgggaggtgcttagggcacgtccgaccggtaggaggccgcggggaagacccaggacacgttgggaagactatgtctcccggctggcctgggaacgcctcggggtcccacaggaagagctggacgaagtggctggggagagggaagtctgggcttccctgcttaggctgctgcccccgcgacccgacctcggataagcggaagaagatggatggatggatggatcttgggATTTTTCTCCTAATCCTACGACTTTATTCTTGGAAAAAGTCAACTTCCTTCCCTGATAACATACtaagacattttttggggggggttgcaaaattgccaattttttatcCTAAAGTTGCCACTTCATGATCTCATAAAGTGGCAACTTTATAATTGTATAAGTCCCTCCATTTTCTCCCAGAATGTAGACTCTTTTCTCATAATTCATTACGACTAgattgtaacggtacacaaaaatgtcagttcggtacgtacctcggtttagaggtcacggttcggttcattttcggtacagtaagaaaacaacaaaatatacattttggggttatttatttaccaaatttgcaaaatcttccactaaaaatatttttctgagtgtaatatttgatgtaaagtaatgggaaccttggataggtcaataattcataataacattgattttgattcaatattatgttttgagcaaagacagtttgaaaaaaaaaaaaaaatacagctttgttttattaatcaacattgcaactttttctaaattacatttaacctttaagcttttttatttcacttttgttatgtttttgtttattttaattgtatttttagaatgtgccgtgggcctttacaacattagctgtgggccacaaatggcctccggggcacacttttgacacccctgctatagataataaaaaattaaatgtgataaatctatggataaaaagcagagcctggcgacgcatgcgcgtttatcataactctctctctctctctctgtctctgcccctctctcaccaatgctgctgtttgttttgtttttaaccccttcttaaccctgaacgtacattgaaaatacacgcaaccctaactcaaaatgccggacatttgaggcatttaagaaactccgccctgacagctctgcaaaagaggacatgtccggtgaaaagaggactatTTTTGTAACTATTTCAGGTGGAATTTGAGGTAAGATTGCAACTTTTCAATTCCATGACTGTAaattaaaactaatgtaaaaactctatcactattatgttagatccactatggactggactcttacaatattatgttagatctactgtggactggactctcactattatgttagatccactatggactggactttcacactattatgttagatccactgtggactggactctcacactattatgttagatccactatggactggactctcactattatgttagatccactatagactggactctcacactattatgttagatccactatggactggactctcactattatgttagatccactatggactggactctcactattatgttagatccactatggactggactctcactataatgttagatccactatggactggactctcacactattatgttagatccactatggactggactctcacactattatgttagatccactatggactggactctcacactattaactagatccactatggactggactctcactattatgttagatccactatggactggactctcacactattatgttagatccactatggactggactctcacactattatgttagatccactatggactggactcacacactattatgttagatccactatggactggactctcactattatgttagatccactatggactggactctcacactattatgttagatccactatggactggactctcacactattatgttagatccactatggactggactctcactattatgttagatccactatggactggactctcactattatgttagatccactatggactggactctcacactattatgttagatccactatggactggactctcactattatgttagatctactatggactggactctcactattatgttagatccactatagactggactctcactattatgttagatccactatggactggactctcactattatgttagatccactatggactggaatctcacactattatgttagatccactatggactggactctcacaatattatgttagatccactatggactggactctcacactattatgttagatccactatggactggactctcacactattatgttagatccactatggactggactctcactattatgttagatccactatggactggactctcactattatgttagatccactatagactgggctctcacactattatgttagatccactatggactggactctcactattatgttagatccactatggactggactctcactattatgttagatccactatggactggactctctcactattatgttagatccactatggactggactctcacactattatgttagatccactatggactggactctcactattatgttagatccactatggactggactctcacactattgtgttagatccactatggactggactctcacactattatgttagatccactatggactggactctcacactattatgttagatccactatggactggactctcacactattatgttagatccactttgaactggactctcacactattatgttagatccactatggactggactctcactattatgttagatccactatggactggactctcacaatattatgttagatccactatggactggactctcacactattatgttagatccactatggactggactctcacactattatgttagatccactttgaactggactctcacactattatgttagatccactatggactggactctcactattatgttagatccactatggactggactctcactattatgttggatccactatggactggactcacactattatgttagatccactatggactggactcacacactattatgttagatccactatggactggactctcactattatgttagatccactatggactggactctcactattatgttagatccactatggactggactctcacactattatgttagatccactatggactggactctcattattatgttagatccactatggactggactctcaaactattatgttagatccactatggactggactctcacactattatgttagatccactatggactggactctcacactattatgttagatccactatggactgaactctcacactattatgttagatccactatggactggactctcacactattatgttagatccactatggactggactctcactattatgttagatccactatggactggactctctctattatgttagatccactatggactggactttcacacttttatgttagatccactgtggactagactctcacactattatgttagatccactatggactggactctcactattatgttagatccactatggactggactctcacactgtaatgttagatccactatggactggactttcactattatgttagatccactatggactggactctcactattatgttagatccactatggactggactctcacattattatgttagatccactatgaactggactctcactattatgttagattcactatggactggactttcacaatattatgttagatcgactatggactggactctcacactattatgttagatccactatggactggactctcacactattatgttagatccactatggactggactttcacactattatgttagatccactatgaactggactctcacattattatgttagatccactatgaactggactctcaatattatgttagatccactatggactggactctcacattattatgttagatccactatggactggactctcacactattatgttagatccactatggactggactctcacactattatgttagatccactatggactggactttcacactattatgttagatccactatgaactggactctcactattatgttagattcactatggactggactttcacaatattatgttagatccactatggactggactctcactattatgttagatccactatggactggactctcactattatgttagatctactatggactggactcacactattatgttagatccactatggactggattttcacaatattatgtcagacccactcgacgtccactgcatccggtctcccctagagggtgggggagtcacccacatatgcggtcctctccaaggcttctcatagtcattcacatcgacgccccactgggttgtgagtttttccttgcccttatatggGCTCTGTACtgcggatgtcattgtggcttgtgcagccctttgagacacttgtggtttagggctatataaataaacattgattgattgattgattgattgattattgtcTGATTTTGTTACAGAATTATTATTTTGACgtttcacatttttgtgtttgtcaaCCAATCAGTGAGCTTAGTTCCACCGTTTAGGTTCCATCTCACGCTTGGTACCTAACGGACACTTAGTGGCCTTGATATCATGTGTATAGTTCCCAAactgtcctgacttaaacatgatgGCACTCACCTCAGCGGGGGGTGTGGACAATGGAGGACGTCCCTGCAGAGCGTTCAGTCCAGCTCGTGAACCTGGTCCTGCATGGCGGCCGAGGCCCGGCCTATTTCACTCATGCGTTTGGCCATGATGTCCCAGGTCAAGACTTTGGATTTAGTGCCTGCGGAACAAGACGAGCATGTTGATGCCATAGGGCAGGGGTGCTGGTTACAACATGTTATTACACAAACTCCTCTGGATTTCAGTATTCCATGTTTTACGTACAGATTGATGgataacgtaccgtattttccgcactattagccgcacctaaaaaccacaaatttactcaaaagctgacagtgcggcttataacccggtgcgctttatatatggattaatattaagattcattttcataaagtttcggtctcgcaactacggtaaacagccgccatcttttttccccgtagaagaggaagtgcttcttcttctacgcaagcaaccgccaaggtaagcacccgcccccatagaacaggaagcgcttcttcttctactgtaagcaaccacccgcccgcgtagaagaagaagaagggcgcggatattacgtttcatttcctttgtgtgtttacatctgtaaagaccacaaaatggctcctactaagcgacaggtttccggttcatgaaaagacgcaatctctccatccgcacacggactactatttcacagcaactgcctaaagactttcaagaaaagctggctactttccgtgcatattgtaaaaacaagatccggccagagaacattatcaacatggacgaggttccactgacttttgatattcctgtgaaccgcactgtggatacaacgggagcacgtacggtgaatattcgcaccacagggaatgagaagtcatccttcactgtggttctagcttgccatgctaatggccagaaacttccacccatggtgatattcaaaaggaagaccttgccaaaagagacctttccagccggcgtcatcataaaagctaactcgaagggatggatggatgaagaaaagatgagcgagtggttaaggtaagtttacgcgaagaggccgggtggcttttttcacgcagctccgtccatgttgatatacgactccatgcgcgcccacatcacgctggttttaatatattattaaagtttgactgacctatctgactgtttttttgacattcctttagcgcagttagatgcggcttacaacacggggcggcttataggtggacaaagttttgaaatatgccgttcattgaaggcgcggcttataacccagggcgccttatggtgcggaaaatacggtacttgcttttGGAATCAAAAGTCAGGGGGAAACGCATTgtattcaaacaaaaaaaacatttgggaAATATGTCGATAATACAAGGGTGTCGCAACTTTTCCAAACAAACGCCTACAAAGTCAACGAATGCGGGAAGcattttgatataccgtatttttcggacataagtcacagttttttttcatagtttggccgggggtgcgacttatactcaggagcgacttatgtgtgaaatgattaacacattagcgtaaaatatgaaataatattattgatctcattgacgtaagagactagacgtataagatttcatgggatttagcgattaggagtgacagattgtttggtaaacgtatagcatgttctatatgttatagttatttgaatgactcttaccataatatgttacgttaacataccagttggttatttatgcctcatataacgtacaccaggggtgctcattacgttgatcgcgagctaccggtcgatctcggagggtgtgtcagtcgatcaccagccagccattaaaaaaaatagtcctaaaaatgagcgatcataaatcttcactatgacgtcacttccgtcacttgattgacattcacggcacccgagggtcttctgagatgacgctggctgctgccagctcattaaaattaccgactggaaggcgagagacgctttatttcaacagactctggcgccgtacctgtcgtcaaaactccaaagaccgactgcacagttgcgctaacaaaataagagtctcagaaagctggcgtgcacaagctagcaagctacggagtttgccgacaatgtatttcttgtaaagtgtatacaaaggagtacggaagctggacaaataagatgccaaaaaccaaccactttcatgtggtattggacagaaaggaggactttttttctcctccattcaaaaatgcggacgttatcatcaccactgtctgattccaatcaatgcaagtcatcagaatcaggtaatacaccaacttatattcttgtcttcatgaaagaaaggaatctatatgtgttaaacatgcttgtattatctttaaacacctttaacttattaacaatattaactatatgtgttaaacatgcttgtattatctttaaacacctttaacttgttaacaatattaactatatgtattaaacatgcttgtattatcattaaacacctttaattttttaacaatattaactatatgtgttaaacatgcttgtattatctttaaacacctttaacttgttaacaatattaactatatgtgttaaacatgcttgtattatctttaaacatctttaacttattaacaatattaactatatgtgttaaacatgcttgtattatctttaaacacctttaacttattaacaatattaactatatgtgttaaacatgcttgcattatctttaaacacctttaagttgttaacaatattaactatatgtattaaacatgcttgtattatctataAACACCTTtacgttgttaacaatattaactatatgtattaaacattcttgtattatcattaaacacctttaattttttaacaatattaactatatgtgttaaacatgcttgcattatctttaaacaccttttacttgttaacaatattaactatatgtattaaacatacttgtattatcattaaacacctttaatttttaaacaatattaactatgtgttaaacatgcttgcattatcattaaacacctttaacttgttaacaaaaacatatatttcataaataagtaaatgtaaatgatatatatgaatgaggtagatccccacgacttgatcaattgaaaagtagctcgcctgcagaaaaagtgtgagcacccctgatttacacttattcagcctgttgttcactattctttatttattttaaattgcctttcaaatgtctattcttggtgttggcttttatcaaatacatttccccaaaaaatgcgacttatactccagtgcgacttacatatgtttttgtccttctttattatgcattttcggccggtgcgacttatactccgaaaaatgcggtatttttattttgtaaggaaaaaaatgataaaaacagaCATTACATATGTTCAAAAACCAAacagtgtcagctttgtgttatagctaACACAATGagctattattattacacaattcaaATGAAAAAatcaatagtaaaaaaaaaaaaaaaaaaagctaaatagtAAAGTAATGAGAAAAGGCTTAACTTTTGA
Coding sequences within it:
- the LOC133611347 gene encoding transmembrane protein 229b-like — protein: MATTILQPPVQLMVLCRWYLYAIHGYFCKVVFTAAWEFAVHSEWKFPGLTSVWTLFIYGTCILAMERMYLYLRGHCHVLVRCLIYTLWTYMWELSTGLLLRQFHACPWDYSAFRYNFLGLITAEYALPCFCASFVVERLLIRKTLRLRFHQGTDDGFGRSYISTLMSSNNSFLKWE